A genome region from Candidatus Thermokryptus mobilis includes the following:
- a CDS encoding YbhB/YbcL family Raf kinase inhibitor-like protein — protein MKFLIYLSLIFIALTQTNVQKGGVKKMFAIKSSAFKDGETIPKKFTCDGQDYSPELTWENAPAGTKSFALICEDPDAPGGTFIHWVIYDIPANVTKLNENVKKVGLVDDKIKQGVNDFGRIGYGGPCPPRGHKPHRYIFKLYALDVETLGLNSGATAEQVESKAKGHILGEARITGIYGR, from the coding sequence ATGAAATTTTTGATTTATCTTTCTTTAATTTTCATTGCTTTAACACAAACAAATGTTCAAAAAGGAGGGGTTAAAAAGATGTTTGCTATCAAATCAAGCGCTTTTAAGGACGGGGAGACAATCCCAAAAAAATTCACTTGCGATGGTCAAGATTATTCCCCTGAGCTAACTTGGGAAAATGCTCCCGCTGGAACTAAAAGTTTTGCTCTGATATGTGAGGACCCAGATGCCCCTGGTGGAACTTTCATCCATTGGGTTATTTACGATATTCCTGCGAATGTGACAAAGCTTAACGAGAATGTCAAAAAAGTTGGACTTGTTGATGACAAGATCAAACAGGGTGTGAATGATTTCGGGCGTATTGGATACGGTGGTCCTTGCCCACCGCGAGGTCATAAACCCCACAGATATATTTTCAAACTTTATGCTCTTGATGTTGAAACACTTGGTTTAAACTCTGGGGCAACAGCTGAACAGGTTGAGTCCAAAGCTAAGGGACATATCCTTGGCGAAGCGAGAATAACAGGAATTTATGGCAGATGA